The proteins below come from a single Miscanthus floridulus cultivar M001 chromosome 1, ASM1932011v1, whole genome shotgun sequence genomic window:
- the LOC136471275 gene encoding WAT1-related protein At5g64700-like, which translates to MEASMKPYYVAILIQLIYTGMFVISKAAFNQGMNTYIYIFYRQAAGSLILLPIALLRKKNAQRPVMSSRVLLKLFLCALIGIALGVNLYHVSLKFTSATVASAADSSLPAITFFFAVLLRMEDVKLRSSSGIAKVTGVALCLAGVFTIAFYAGPSISPPNHHRAFASDPAPAGSKPAVPKGVWIQWTFLMVVGEMCWCLWIILETAVLKDYPDKLFVTVTECLFSTVQTFVVAVVAERDFSKWKLGFNISLLAILYSGSMVTGASYYLQTWCLQMRGPMFFAAWTPLCFVFTVFCSSFFLGEIVHVGSILGGILLVGSLYTILWGKSKESKADDVADDTEKDEHNKKSSQGYLEELQHTTAEVKESTLTGSSTLHVQEP; encoded by the exons ATGGAGGCAAGTATGAAGCCTTATTACGTGGCCATCCTCATACAGCTGATCTACACTGGCATGTTCGTGATATCCAAGGCTGCGTTCAACCAGGGGATGAACACCTACATCTACATCTTCTATCGCCAGGCAGCTGGCTCCCTCATCTTGCTGCCTATAGCTCTTCTACGAAA GAAAAATGCACAACGACCCGTCATGTCATCGCGGGTGCTCTTGAAGCTCTTCCTTTGTGCCTTGATCGG GATTGCGCTTGGCGTAAATCTGTACCATGTAAGCCTCAAGTTCACCTCTGCAACGGTGGCATCTGCAGCAGACAGCTCACTGCCTGCAATCACCTTCTTCTTCGCGGTGCTATTGAG GATGGAGGATGTGAAGCTGAGGAGCTCTTCGGGCATAGCCAAGGTCACTGGCGTAGCGCTCTGCCTGGCAGGAGTGTTCACCATCGCCTTCTACGCCGGGCCGTCAATAAGCCCTCCCAACCATCACCGTGCCTTCGCCTCCGACCCAGCACCAGCAGGCTCGAAACCAGCAGTTCCGAAGGGGGTATGGATCCAATGGACATTCCTTATGGTGGTCGGCGAAATGTGCTGGTGTTTGTGGATAATCTTGGAG ACTGCGGTGCTAAAGGATTATCCAGACAAGTTATTTGTGACTGTGACGGAGTGCCTGTTCAGCACGGTGCAAACGTTCGTCGTCGCGGTGGTCGCAGAGCGGGACTTTTCCAAATGGAAGCTCGGCTTCAACATCAGCTTGCTCGCCATCTTATACTCA GGCTCTATGGTGACGGGAGCATCCTACTACCTGCAAACTTGGTGCCTACAGATGAGGGGGCCCATGTTTTTTGCTGCCTGGACCCCACTCTGCTTCGTGTTCACAGTATTTTGCTCCTCATTCTTTCTCGGAGAGATTGTTCACGTCGGCAG CATCTTGGGTGGAATTTTGCTGGTCGGAAGTCTTTACACCATCCTGTGGGGTAAAAGCAAAGAGAGTAAGGCTGACGATGTCGCCGATGACACTGAGAAAGATGAGCATAATAAGAAATCTTCACAGGGTTACCTGGAAGAGCTACAGCATACTACGGCAGAGGTCAAGGAATCAACGTTGACAGGCTCGTCCACTTTGCATGTCCAAGAACCATGA
- the LOC136471285 gene encoding uncharacterized protein isoform X2 — MADSISEMQSGRKIEGDLDDLIQHLQIREDEDQGIVLEEDLEELKAEARWTALAKMFPTKSPGPNGFPAHFFQHNWDICGDDLTRMVLRVLNGNETPTEINEGFSSVLKGESRRRC; from the exons ATGGCCGATTCCATCTCAGAAATGCAATCAGGAAGAAAAATAGAAGGTGATTTAGATGATTTAATCCAGCACTTGCAGATAAGGGAGGATGAGGACCAAGGAATAGTGCTGGAAGAGGACCTGGAGGAACTGAAAGCTGAGGCGCGATGGACGGCCTTAGCGAAG ATGTTCCCAACTAAATCGCCAGGCCCGAATGGTTTTCCTGCACATTTTTTCCAACACAACTGGGATATTTGTGGTGATGATTTGACCAGAATGGTGCTGAGGGTTCTCAATGGAAATGAAACACCTACTGAAATTAATG AAGGGTTCTCCAGTGTTCTTAAAGGAGAGAGCAGAAGGCGTTGTTGA
- the LOC136471285 gene encoding uncharacterized protein isoform X1 yields the protein MADSISEMQSGRKIEGDLDDLIQHLQIREDEDQGIVLEEDLEELKAEARWTALAKKGSPVFLKERAEGVVEGIQISSTAPKINHLLFADDSLLFCKAAASNARVVQESLVKYCEASGEKVNLAKSSIFFSKGCKQTIRDEIKAITHVENESLNERYLGLPTDVGRTTNGAFKYLKDRVWNKARVG from the exons ATGGCCGATTCCATCTCAGAAATGCAATCAGGAAGAAAAATAGAAGGTGATTTAGATGATTTAATCCAGCACTTGCAGATAAGGGAGGATGAGGACCAAGGAATAGTGCTGGAAGAGGACCTGGAGGAACTGAAAGCTGAGGCGCGATGGACGGCCTTAGCGAAG AAGGGTTCTCCAGTGTTCTTAAAGGAGAGAGCAGAAGGCGTTGTTGAGGGAATTCAGATCTCAAGCACAGCTCCAAAAATCAATCACCTATTGTTTGCTGATGATAGCCTCCTGTTCTGCAAAGCTGCAGCTAGCAATGCAAGAGTAGTGCAGGAATCTCTAGTTAAATATTGTGAAGCCTCTGGTGAGAAAGTAAACCTTGCAAAATCATCAATCTTTTTTAGCAAGGGATGTAAGCAGACTATTCGTGATGAAATTAAAGCTATTACACATGTGGAGAATGAATCTTTGAACGAAAGGTATTTGGGCTTGCCTACTGATGTTGGTAGAACAACCAATGGAGCTTTCAAGTATCTGAAGGATAGAGTTTGGAACAAAGCCAGGGTTGGGTAG